The proteins below are encoded in one region of Kineosporia corallincola:
- a CDS encoding Hsp70 family protein, whose amino-acid sequence MTYGLGIDLGTTFTTAAVSSGGEPRMVPLSERQAVLMRSVVRIEPDHLAVAGSTRSGSPAIAAHRFRRHLGDSKNLTVAGRTVNPAALLTTLLANVLDRVAWSEGAPPDQVVLTCPAVWGPYRREQLIEIARRAGLARHQVTVVSEAEAVTAHHLLSHPLPDPALLAVYDLGGGSFDATLTYRHDRGTGGAGGTGVLGVLGVPESLEWFGGVDLDELILRQVDETSSGALSLLEGRLPEQAVTMDRVRQACVRAKEKLSTVPPDGQVLVQAPLPGQDRPVRISRAQLEGWTRPYLEAGLPSLRRAFESAGVHARDLSAVLLVGGMAHVPLVVSMLTDDLGRPPYVPSEPQQVTALGAAALAASAS is encoded by the coding sequence TTGACCTACGGCCTGGGCATCGATCTCGGAACCACCTTCACGACCGCGGCCGTCAGCAGCGGCGGCGAACCGCGGATGGTGCCTCTGTCCGAGCGGCAGGCCGTGCTCATGCGTTCCGTGGTGAGGATCGAACCCGACCATCTGGCGGTGGCCGGTAGCACGCGCAGCGGCAGTCCCGCCATCGCCGCGCACCGGTTCCGGCGTCATCTCGGGGACTCGAAGAATCTGACGGTGGCCGGGCGCACCGTGAACCCGGCGGCTCTGCTCACCACCTTGCTGGCCAATGTCCTGGACCGGGTGGCCTGGTCCGAAGGTGCCCCGCCGGATCAGGTGGTGCTCACCTGCCCGGCCGTCTGGGGCCCGTACCGGCGGGAGCAGCTGATCGAGATCGCCCGCCGCGCCGGGCTCGCCCGTCACCAGGTCACCGTCGTCAGCGAGGCCGAGGCGGTGACCGCGCACCATCTCCTGAGCCACCCCCTGCCGGACCCGGCGCTGCTCGCCGTCTACGACCTGGGAGGCGGAAGCTTCGACGCCACGCTGACCTACCGGCACGACCGCGGCACCGGCGGTGCCGGGGGAACCGGCGTGCTGGGCGTGCTGGGCGTGCCCGAGTCTCTGGAGTGGTTCGGCGGCGTGGATCTGGACGAACTCATCCTCCGGCAGGTGGACGAGACCTCCAGCGGAGCACTTTCCCTGCTGGAGGGCCGTCTCCCCGAGCAGGCGGTGACGATGGACCGGGTCCGCCAGGCCTGCGTCCGGGCCAAGGAGAAACTCTCCACGGTGCCTCCCGACGGTCAGGTTCTCGTCCAGGCCCCGCTGCCCGGGCAGGACCGGCCGGTCAGGATCAGCCGGGCCCAGCTGGAGGGGTGGACCCGCCCCTACCTGGAGGCCGGGCTTCCCAGTCTGCGCCGGGCGTTCGAGTCCGCCGGCGTGCACGCGCGTGATCTGTCCGCTGTTCTGCTGGTCGGCGGCATGGCCCACGTTCCCCTGGTGGTCTCGATGCTCACGGACGATCTCGGCAGGCCTCCGTACGTCCCTTCAGAACCCCAGCAGGTTACGGCCCTGGGCGCCGCG